Genomic segment of Citrus sinensis cultivar Valencia sweet orange chromosome 7, DVS_A1.0, whole genome shotgun sequence:
TTTTAGCAGCAGTAGTGAAGCTAGCAATTGAAGCAACAATAACAAGTAGAGACATGGAAAAATTGCGTAATAATAATACTGAAGAAACACAAGGGCAAGACAAGAGCATTAATGGTTGCTATAATGGGCCTGATCACAACATTAAGCCAATCAGCCTGAAGAGTAATCTTAAGAAGACAACAACGATGGAATTGGAGGCAGAAAATCAAGTCATGAATGAGAAGACTACAGGAAGGAGGAAAGTAGTAACTTGGCCTGATGCTCACGGCAAAGATATT
This window contains:
- the LOC107175720 gene encoding uncharacterized protein LOC107175720, which translates into the protein MEKLRNNNTEETQGQDKSINGCYNGPDHNIKPISLKSNLKKTTTMELEAENQVMNEKTTGRRKVVTWPDAHGKDIAHVHEFEPGATSEDGELGRIRNSCVCTIQ